The Fibrobacter sp. UWB11 genome includes a window with the following:
- a CDS encoding glycoside hydrolase — translation MNPRISFVLQMSPSTSYENLEAVARNLLEGMNVLLNSEQVKCSIFLDGPVIEALYNVAKPLMFGKIQNAIRNGVLEFLGGGYYDPMLPLFPEDLQTMQLELHRDYLKKVLGAEPQGYFNSSLVWEPGMADVLERSRFDYALVTEAAVQDALGRSTPVSGWFTLEDRGALIRIVPVSEVLSKAIAEDNLAWRNIAEPYCRDGKSAVALLDIPSEPTQIVDFFGRFVDFVETNEVQTRTVGFAVDQLETCGTISFLVSAGRRLGLPSTARTCRELLIRRPEINMHHKSFLNLYRRARSVLSGKKWLEFCHALLPAMAPLYFRDMFNRSGMRSMMVRKRSNRLLLSASQILDDLTGFSGLRVDVCDFLLRGKKILFCENPESSYLLDYRFGGALRALNYKGGKINLVNTWRDDGEPSFAFLDCLLPNVDFTPVKLEQMLYDRKHLLADPYDYRILRSDSGTEIMLDEEQGFASEERKALFKIKKVFTFQGDAAKFTVSYTIDNLAYVNTKGFFGTILELGLLSRGDVNKVVIDGMNVKWNMVEPLLYPDGKLLEIRDEKDGCVFRMAFDRPTSIFVGSIFGATSSAAPQAFQGIRVFPFWNAPFNVLDRKAFKISVSVTKR, via the coding sequence ATGAATCCTAGAATATCCTTTGTATTGCAGATGTCGCCATCGACCTCGTATGAAAACCTTGAGGCGGTCGCGCGTAACTTGCTCGAAGGGATGAATGTTCTTCTGAATTCGGAACAGGTAAAGTGCTCCATCTTTTTGGATGGTCCTGTGATTGAGGCGCTTTACAATGTGGCAAAGCCGTTGATGTTCGGTAAGATTCAGAATGCGATTCGCAATGGGGTTCTCGAATTTTTGGGCGGTGGCTATTATGATCCTATGTTGCCGCTTTTTCCGGAAGATTTGCAGACGATGCAGCTGGAGTTGCATCGCGACTACTTGAAGAAGGTGCTTGGCGCAGAACCGCAGGGGTATTTCAATTCCTCGCTGGTGTGGGAGCCGGGCATGGCCGATGTTTTGGAACGCTCTCGTTTTGATTATGCACTTGTGACGGAAGCGGCTGTGCAAGATGCGCTTGGTCGCTCGACGCCTGTATCTGGCTGGTTTACGCTTGAAGATCGTGGTGCGCTTATCCGCATTGTGCCTGTTTCCGAGGTGCTTTCGAAGGCGATTGCCGAAGACAATCTTGCTTGGCGCAATATTGCTGAACCGTATTGCCGCGATGGAAAGTCTGCGGTGGCTCTTTTGGATATTCCGTCGGAACCAACCCAGATTGTAGATTTTTTTGGACGTTTTGTAGATTTTGTCGAGACGAACGAAGTTCAGACTAGAACTGTCGGTTTTGCGGTGGATCAGCTTGAAACTTGTGGAACGATTAGTTTCCTTGTTTCGGCGGGTCGCAGGCTTGGGCTTCCTTCGACGGCGCGCACTTGTCGTGAACTTTTGATCCGTCGTCCAGAAATTAATATGCACCACAAGTCTTTCCTGAATTTGTACAGGAGAGCTCGCAGTGTGCTTTCGGGCAAGAAGTGGCTCGAATTTTGCCATGCGCTTTTGCCGGCGATGGCTCCGCTTTATTTTAGGGACATGTTCAATCGTTCGGGTATGCGTTCCATGATGGTTCGCAAGCGCTCGAATCGTTTGTTGCTTTCTGCATCGCAGATTCTTGATGACCTTACCGGATTTTCTGGGCTTCGCGTGGATGTGTGTGACTTTTTGCTCAGGGGTAAAAAAATTCTGTTCTGCGAAAATCCGGAGTCCTCTTATTTGCTGGATTATCGCTTTGGCGGTGCGCTCCGCGCCTTGAATTATAAGGGCGGAAAAATCAATTTGGTGAATACCTGGCGCGATGATGGCGAGCCTTCTTTTGCCTTCTTGGATTGCCTTTTGCCGAATGTAGACTTTACGCCGGTTAAGTTGGAACAGATGCTTTATGACCGTAAACATCTGCTTGCGGATCCTTATGATTACCGCATTCTTCGTTCGGACTCGGGTACTGAGATTATGCTTGACGAAGAACAAGGTTTTGCAAGCGAAGAACGCAAGGCTTTGTTCAAGATAAAGAAGGTATTTACGTTCCAGGGCGATGCGGCCAAGTTTACGGTTTCGTATACAATCGACAATCTTGCCTACGTGAATACGAAGGGCTTTTTCGGGACCATTCTTGAACTTGGACTTTTGTCACGAGGTGATGTCAACAAGGTCGTGATTGACGGAATGAATGTCAAGTGGAACATGGTGGAACCGCTTTTGTATCCGGATGGAAAGTTGCTTGAAATCCGCGATGAAAAGGATGGCTGTGTTTTCCGAATGGCTTTTGATCGACCGACATCTATTTTTGTAGGCTCCATTTTTGGAGCGACATCGTCGGCTGCTCCGCAGGCTTTCCAGGGCATTCGCGTGTTCCCGTTCTGGAATGCGCCGTTCAATGTGCTTGACCGCAAGGCGTTTAAAATTTCAGTGTCGGTGACCAAGAGGTAA
- a CDS encoding lytic transglycosylase domain-containing protein has translation MKSRVRLSSMSVSVLFIIGFAVLFFFASEWYSNRLKLENLANRERILHNDLEHLEVVGKWTLDYLKIEKALTYMLGDRISEVSSRILAEHLWQISQSYSLDPLIVLAVVAQESRGNPLARGRFQTGKFSGALGLMQIKLETAKKIGSRFGLIIEGEDDLMRPEVNVVVGSAYLIRLIGKYGNLREALVAYNLGHTAVDKLLEKNAPLPTSYYEGVVRRYKDLVNHCSF, from the coding sequence GTGAAAAGTAGAGTTCGGCTCTCTTCGATGAGCGTTAGCGTCTTGTTTATCATTGGTTTCGCCGTCTTGTTTTTTTTTGCGAGCGAATGGTATTCTAACAGGCTGAAACTTGAAAATTTAGCCAACCGCGAGCGAATTCTTCACAATGACCTTGAACATTTGGAAGTGGTGGGCAAGTGGACGCTGGATTACTTGAAAATCGAAAAGGCGCTCACGTATATGTTGGGGGATCGCATTTCTGAGGTCAGTTCTCGCATTTTGGCGGAACACTTGTGGCAGATTTCCCAATCGTATTCGCTGGATCCTTTGATTGTTCTTGCCGTGGTTGCACAGGAAAGTCGTGGAAACCCGCTTGCACGTGGACGTTTCCAGACCGGTAAATTCTCGGGGGCGCTGGGGCTGATGCAGATTAAGCTGGAAACCGCAAAAAAAATTGGTAGCAGGTTCGGTCTTATTATTGAAGGCGAAGACGACTTGATGCGCCCAGAAGTGAATGTGGTTGTGGGTTCGGCCTACTTGATTCGCTTGATTGGCAAGTACGGTAATTTAAGGGAGGCGCTAGTGGCTTACAACTTGGGCCATACTGCTGTCGATAAACTCCTTGAAAAGAATGCTCCGCTCCCGACTTCTTATTATGAAGGTGTTGTGAGGCGATACAAGGACTTGGTAAACCACTGTTCCTTTTAA
- a CDS encoding TolC family protein — protein MFFILAMTGIALAGEVRYDCLRFVEQGLASDPQMEELRYGTEAKKNKINALKSEVILPTFYVSMMVGPAPGLKEYNDYYFNDSGDTLGIEKAEKYDFSRMGPFWGVEAKFIQPLNLGQYRTGKLALEADLQQKTFEIENSTLKKEVELQSYYYNYLLALEMKRIAADAQKQVDKAYDQLEEALDEDEPTVSQTDLLNLKAKMHTVKEGVIEADLGMKRVQLAIRFALGLQEGETFAAEDTILAIRPEPLPTEDQVREWTLMHNPELKQLDAGLRARRFQMDLAEAKLAPEFFVMGQFEYVKSWAGNRNVVQKNAFAQDAVNKISGLIGVGLRYRLNFWKSWEDFRQARTEYRGLKLKENYASKGLVAKAVEQYYQVVAAKGKLDALRESLRATESLLKDAAMKYDLDKSQTSALVSAYTQNITMQKDYYFAVCRYNVEFAGLVAKMGLSLSDYKTYFK, from the coding sequence TTGTTTTTTATTCTTGCAATGACGGGGATCGCCTTGGCGGGCGAAGTCCGTTATGACTGTTTGCGCTTTGTGGAGCAGGGGCTTGCGAGTGACCCGCAGATGGAAGAACTGCGTTATGGCACCGAAGCCAAGAAAAATAAGATTAACGCGCTCAAGTCCGAAGTCATTTTGCCGACTTTCTACGTGTCTATGATGGTGGGGCCTGCGCCGGGTCTCAAGGAATACAACGATTACTATTTCAATGATTCCGGAGATACCCTGGGTATTGAAAAAGCCGAAAAGTACGATTTTTCCAGAATGGGACCTTTCTGGGGTGTTGAAGCCAAGTTTATCCAGCCGTTAAATTTGGGCCAGTACCGCACGGGTAAGCTTGCTTTGGAAGCCGATTTGCAGCAAAAGACTTTTGAAATCGAAAACTCGACGCTCAAGAAAGAAGTTGAACTCCAGAGCTATTATTACAACTATCTCCTTGCCCTTGAAATGAAGCGCATAGCCGCTGATGCCCAGAAGCAAGTGGACAAGGCGTACGACCAGCTCGAAGAGGCTTTGGACGAAGATGAACCGACGGTTTCGCAGACGGACCTTTTGAATTTGAAGGCTAAAATGCATACGGTCAAGGAAGGCGTCATCGAGGCTGACCTTGGCATGAAGCGCGTGCAACTTGCTATCCGTTTTGCATTAGGCTTGCAGGAAGGCGAGACTTTTGCTGCCGAAGATACAATCCTTGCGATTCGACCCGAACCGCTGCCGACAGAGGATCAGGTTCGTGAATGGACCCTCATGCATAATCCGGAACTCAAACAGCTCGATGCGGGGTTACGTGCTCGTCGATTCCAGATGGATTTGGCAGAGGCAAAACTTGCTCCCGAGTTCTTTGTCATGGGACAGTTCGAATACGTGAAAAGCTGGGCCGGAAACCGCAATGTAGTCCAGAAAAACGCTTTTGCACAAGATGCCGTGAACAAAATTTCGGGGCTTATCGGTGTTGGCTTAAGGTATCGTTTGAATTTCTGGAAGAGCTGGGAAGATTTCCGCCAGGCGAGAACGGAATATCGCGGTCTTAAACTGAAGGAAAATTACGCTTCGAAAGGGCTTGTGGCTAAGGCTGTTGAACAGTATTATCAGGTCGTGGCCGCTAAGGGAAAGCTCGATGCTTTGCGTGAAAGTCTGCGCGCAACGGAATCGCTTTTGAAAGATGCCGCCATGAAATATGACCTTGATAAATCCCAAACTAGCGCTCTTGTGTCGGCTTATACGCAGAATATAACCATGCAAAAAGATTATTATTTCGCAGTTTGCCGATATAATGTCGAATTTGCCGGATTAGTGGCAAAGATGGGGTTGTCTCTTAGCGACTATAAAACGTATTTTAAGTAA
- a CDS encoding phospholipid-binding protein MlaC encodes MFKKILIAIACASLLSFAAEDPVSVVKSKDVELQNIIKKSKRTAKETERVKNLLNDSFDFALLAKKSLAASDWKAQDEASQQKFVAEFQRMVRNSSANRLELYRADSTIYEPAKMKGSDDARVIAHLWNKGKESVLEYKMTIVNGKWKAWDLVIDDLSTARNYKEQFSKILKDKSFAELIDIISKKADEAEK; translated from the coding sequence ATGTTTAAGAAAATTTTGATCGCTATTGCCTGTGCTTCGCTCTTGTCTTTTGCTGCTGAAGATCCAGTCTCTGTTGTGAAGAGCAAGGACGTTGAACTGCAGAACATCATCAAGAAGTCCAAGCGTACCGCCAAGGAAACGGAACGCGTCAAGAACCTTTTGAATGATTCCTTTGACTTTGCGCTCTTGGCCAAGAAGTCCTTGGCTGCTAGCGATTGGAAGGCTCAGGACGAAGCTTCTCAGCAGAAGTTCGTGGCGGAATTCCAGCGCATGGTCCGCAATTCCAGTGCAAATCGCCTTGAACTTTATCGTGCCGATTCCACGATTTATGAACCGGCCAAGATGAAGGGTTCGGACGACGCTCGCGTTATCGCTCACTTGTGGAACAAGGGCAAGGAATCGGTGCTCGAATACAAGATGACGATTGTGAACGGCAAGTGGAAGGCTTGGGACTTGGTCATCGATGACCTTTCGACCGCTCGCAACTACAAGGAACAGTTCAGCAAGATTCTCAAGGATAAGAGCTTTGCCGAATTGATCGATATTATCAGTAAAAAGGCCGACGAAGCCGAAAAGTAA
- a CDS encoding pseudouridine synthase, giving the protein MAVLTLERLLASMGFGSRKDARALVRMGLVELDGKVLEDPFMEFKTRPEFITVNGEEAPTVEKLYVMLYKPTDVECSHNARDHKPVYDLLPERFTAMGIQSVGRLDADSSGLLLLSNQGDFIHKVESPKKGLWKKYRVTLARPFTDAQKAELLAGVMLKDERRPVLAREIEVNGDAVDISIGEGLYHQVRRMFAAVGNHVETLERVAIGPVVLDRTLGEGGWRFLTEEEVASLS; this is encoded by the coding sequence ATGGCCGTTTTGACTTTGGAACGTTTACTGGCTTCGATGGGCTTTGGCAGCCGCAAGGATGCGCGCGCGTTAGTGCGCATGGGCCTTGTGGAACTGGATGGCAAGGTTCTCGAAGACCCGTTCATGGAATTCAAGACGCGTCCGGAGTTTATTACGGTGAACGGCGAAGAAGCGCCGACGGTCGAGAAGTTGTATGTGATGCTTTACAAGCCGACGGATGTGGAATGCAGCCACAACGCTCGTGACCACAAGCCTGTGTACGATTTGCTGCCGGAACGCTTTACGGCAATGGGCATCCAGTCCGTCGGGCGCTTGGACGCAGATTCTTCGGGACTCCTGCTGCTCTCGAATCAGGGTGACTTTATCCACAAGGTTGAAAGCCCGAAGAAGGGACTCTGGAAAAAATATCGCGTGACGCTTGCGCGACCGTTTACAGATGCGCAGAAGGCCGAACTTTTAGCAGGTGTGATGCTCAAGGACGAAAGACGTCCGGTGCTGGCTCGCGAAATTGAAGTGAACGGTGATGCTGTAGATATTTCGATTGGTGAGGGACTGTACCATCAGGTCCGCCGCATGTTCGCTGCGGTCGGCAATCACGTGGAAACTTTGGAACGCGTTGCGATTGGACCGGTTGTTCTGGATCGTACGTTGGGCGAGGGCGGTTGGCGATTCCTCACCGAAGAAGAAGTCGCTTCGTTATCGTAG
- a CDS encoding HU family DNA-binding protein, giving the protein MANITKQSLIQEIAKSTGFVRNDIKIVVEQFLDLLGEKLIEGNTIEIRGFGTFACKPRKARPARNPRTGETVIIDERLVPTFKFSNDIKDKINSLEGILGEASVQPELETENEIVHVNSEYDSI; this is encoded by the coding sequence GTGGCTAATATTACTAAACAATCTCTTATTCAAGAAATCGCCAAATCCACCGGATTTGTGCGCAATGATATTAAAATTGTAGTCGAACAGTTCCTTGACCTCCTCGGCGAGAAGCTTATCGAAGGCAATACTATTGAAATTCGCGGTTTCGGCACGTTCGCGTGCAAGCCTCGCAAGGCTCGACCGGCACGCAATCCCCGCACCGGCGAAACTGTCATCATCGACGAACGTTTGGTCCCGACATTCAAGTTCAGCAACGACATTAAGGATAAGATCAATTCGCTCGAAGGCATTCTCGGCGAAGCCTCTGTGCAGCCGGAACTTGAAACCGAAAACGAAATCGTTCACGTCAATAGCGAGTACGATTCCATCTAA
- a CDS encoding tRNA-dihydrouridine synthase yields the protein MLKIDNLPKKVRFSLRDKEIFPNTILSPMDGVTDAPFRCLCRVLSGDRMGLLVSEFVPTDGDAVFNPDGHKQLKFFPEERPFGVQIFGRFPDRMAVAAGKIAERYHPEFIEVNAGCPAPKVAGKGSGSGLLRDLPRLQEILHDVKAVLDAKTPEIPLTLKCRIGWDDDSINVMETLKIAEGEGVEMLTVHGRTRLQGYNGLANWDWIGKVAAAAKIPVIGNGDVNSVECARERINTYGVSGVSIGRGAMHNPWIFGQIADAWEGREKHVITAQEALDVFPLYYKFKIEDGATEMNAMGRMKQLAARLCKGFCLDVKCCHPGAEGDRIQESDNVAMSVRQALLTCQSAAEMLDCVEKLKNGIAREMVFEPERLVNLNGAKETELKFGDQFKGR from the coding sequence ATGTTGAAGATTGATAATTTGCCTAAAAAGGTCCGTTTTAGTCTCCGTGATAAGGAGATTTTCCCCAATACTATCTTGAGTCCGATGGACGGGGTGACCGATGCTCCGTTCAGGTGTCTTTGCCGAGTGCTTTCGGGTGATCGCATGGGACTTTTGGTTTCGGAGTTTGTTCCGACGGATGGCGATGCCGTATTCAACCCGGATGGTCACAAGCAACTGAAGTTTTTCCCCGAAGAGCGCCCGTTTGGCGTTCAGATTTTTGGTCGTTTCCCGGACCGCATGGCGGTGGCTGCCGGCAAGATTGCCGAGCGCTATCACCCGGAATTCATCGAAGTGAATGCGGGGTGTCCGGCGCCGAAGGTGGCGGGCAAGGGGAGCGGTTCTGGTCTTTTGCGGGACTTGCCCCGTTTGCAAGAGATTTTGCACGACGTGAAGGCGGTTTTGGACGCAAAGACGCCGGAGATTCCGCTCACGCTCAAGTGCCGCATTGGCTGGGACGACGATAGCATCAACGTGATGGAAACGCTCAAGATTGCCGAGGGCGAGGGCGTTGAAATGCTCACGGTTCACGGTCGCACGCGTTTGCAGGGCTATAACGGCCTCGCGAATTGGGACTGGATTGGCAAAGTCGCCGCTGCGGCGAAGATTCCCGTGATTGGCAATGGCGATGTGAATAGCGTCGAATGCGCACGCGAACGCATTAATACTTACGGTGTTTCGGGCGTGAGCATTGGGCGCGGGGCGATGCATAACCCGTGGATTTTCGGGCAGATTGCTGATGCTTGGGAAGGGCGCGAAAAGCATGTGATTACCGCGCAAGAAGCGCTTGATGTGTTCCCGCTCTATTACAAGTTCAAGATTGAGGACGGGGCGACCGAGATGAATGCGATGGGCCGCATGAAACAGCTCGCCGCGCGTTTATGTAAGGGATTTTGTTTGGACGTGAAATGTTGTCATCCTGGAGCCGAAGGCGATAGGATCCAAGAGAGCGATAACGTCGCGATGTCGGTGCGGCAAGCTTTGTTGACGTGCCAATCAGCGGCAGAAATGCTTGATTGCGTTGAAAAGCTCAAGAACGGGATTGCCCGTGAAATGGTCTTTGAGCCGGAACGCCTCGTGAACCTCAATGGCGCCAAAGAAACCGAACTAAAATTCGGCGACCAGTTTAAAGGCCGTTGA
- a CDS encoding TIGR02147 family protein — protein MDKFIDIFQFTHFRKYLDEYQAARVQTDPEFTRAGACALLGLPKTRSYYNDIVKGKKLTGRMIPKFVEVLGLNKKEAKYFETMVNFDQAKTTTERNAFFDELIKQHPDPHHILNEDAYEYYNHWYNSVLFTALDVMDISDDLEPIQKRIFPKVSVGTLKRSLELLERIGFVRKNEDGFWKSSRDSVSSGAYNNNDLVRQYQLQCFELSKQALLANDDNPSDMGTFTFSVSDDAYKEIALEIQNLKAKVRKIITQDKKDATGVHQLNIHLFTNLKK, from the coding sequence ATGGACAAGTTTATCGACATATTCCAGTTTACTCATTTCCGCAAGTACTTGGATGAATATCAGGCGGCTCGTGTGCAGACCGACCCTGAATTTACCAGGGCGGGAGCTTGCGCTTTGCTTGGCCTCCCCAAGACTCGCAGTTATTATAACGATATTGTCAAAGGCAAAAAGCTCACCGGGCGCATGATTCCCAAGTTTGTGGAAGTCCTTGGACTCAATAAGAAAGAGGCCAAGTACTTTGAGACGATGGTGAATTTTGACCAAGCGAAAACGACGACGGAACGTAATGCATTTTTTGATGAACTTATCAAGCAACATCCGGATCCGCACCACATCTTGAATGAAGATGCGTACGAGTATTACAATCACTGGTACAATAGCGTGTTGTTTACGGCGTTAGATGTGATGGATATTTCGGATGACCTTGAACCGATTCAAAAGCGCATTTTCCCCAAGGTCTCCGTGGGAACATTAAAACGTTCGCTCGAACTGTTGGAACGCATTGGCTTTGTACGCAAGAACGAAGACGGCTTTTGGAAAAGCTCGCGCGATTCGGTAAGTAGCGGGGCTTACAACAATAACGACTTGGTGCGTCAATACCAATTGCAGTGCTTTGAACTTTCGAAGCAGGCGTTGCTTGCGAATGACGATAACCCGTCGGATATGGGAACGTTCACGTTCAGCGTTTCGGATGACGCCTATAAAGAAATTGCCTTGGAAATTCAGAACTTGAAAGCCAAGGTGCGTAAAATTATTACGCAAGACAAGAAAGATGCGACTGGTGTACACCAGTTGAATATTCACTTGTTCACGAATTTAAAAAAATAA
- a CDS encoding HD-GYP domain-containing protein, with translation MKSFISAHKLIQIIILIILGIVVNRLLADLVIQLELPLYLDSVGTIVVAVIGGFSPGAIVGFLTNFIGGFVDSSTFYYGTINVMIAVCAGIAARRGAFDKITRLPILLGMLMILSIPCSVLSYFLFDFNIAENVVTPIATALHDRGLPVLLSQILADFCTEIPDKSITIIIAYVVIRLTPRWFIKAFDSVSGRSHEDRYRSKNEIHTLKAQVTALLFVSSFALAVVATAVAYKTYSEAEIHETTLLAESVNRLVSDAIQNADSATLHDYIHDLKGRHPRILTITPGMHETGKWDVSIVCTEAPNLVCTKFSLAAIRISVVLFCTKIFSTLFGLLLAIVFTAILIANRRVVYPIHEMTLEMDHFAYDSSEGRRTSIDQIKGLEVVTDNEIENLHSAIIKAVEEIDLYINKSEHQAASIAALQTNIITVLGDMVENRDETTGGHVHRTAAYAELIARQLQRDGKEPEINDAFVSTIAVAAPLHDIGKISISDVILNKPGKLTDEEFAQMKLHTVYGRDMLVRASKNLGETSYLKMAKEIAYCHHEWWDGSRGYPERLKGTEIPLSARIMAVADVFDALVSERPYKKPFSVDEAFRIITEESGTHFDPEIVDAFVKNRETIEKIMKTKFED, from the coding sequence GTGAAAAGTTTTATTTCTGCCCATAAGCTCATTCAGATTATTATCCTGATTATTCTCGGTATTGTCGTCAACCGACTGCTTGCCGATTTGGTTATCCAATTAGAATTGCCGCTGTACTTGGATAGCGTGGGTACGATTGTCGTTGCTGTGATTGGTGGGTTTAGCCCTGGTGCAATTGTTGGATTCTTGACAAACTTCATTGGCGGTTTTGTCGATTCTTCGACATTTTACTACGGCACGATTAACGTGATGATTGCTGTGTGCGCGGGGATTGCAGCTAGGCGTGGAGCGTTTGATAAGATTACCCGTTTGCCGATATTGCTTGGGATGTTGATGATTCTGAGCATTCCGTGCTCGGTGCTTTCGTATTTTCTTTTTGACTTCAATATTGCAGAAAATGTGGTAACTCCGATTGCAACGGCGCTTCATGATCGTGGGCTGCCTGTTTTGCTTTCTCAGATTTTGGCGGACTTCTGCACGGAAATTCCGGATAAGTCCATAACAATTATTATTGCGTATGTCGTGATTCGCTTGACGCCACGTTGGTTTATCAAGGCGTTTGATTCTGTTTCGGGCCGTTCGCACGAAGATCGCTACCGTTCCAAGAACGAAATCCATACGCTCAAGGCGCAGGTGACGGCGCTCTTGTTTGTGTCGAGTTTTGCGCTTGCGGTGGTAGCTACGGCGGTCGCTTACAAGACGTATTCCGAAGCTGAAATCCATGAAACAACGCTTTTGGCAGAATCGGTGAACAGGCTTGTGTCGGATGCTATCCAGAATGCGGATTCGGCTACGCTTCATGATTATATTCATGACCTTAAGGGGCGGCATCCGCGCATTTTGACGATTACGCCTGGCATGCATGAGACGGGCAAGTGGGATGTCTCGATTGTCTGTACCGAGGCTCCAAATTTGGTCTGTACCAAGTTTAGCCTTGCCGCGATTCGCATTAGCGTGGTGTTGTTCTGCACGAAGATTTTCTCGACGTTGTTTGGACTTTTGCTCGCAATTGTGTTTACGGCCATCTTGATTGCAAATCGTAGGGTGGTTTATCCGATTCATGAAATGACTCTTGAGATGGACCATTTTGCATACGACAGTAGCGAAGGGCGCCGGACATCGATTGACCAGATTAAGGGTCTTGAAGTGGTGACGGATAACGAAATCGAGAATCTACATTCGGCGATTATCAAGGCTGTCGAAGAAATCGATTTGTACATCAACAAGTCCGAACACCAGGCGGCCTCGATTGCGGCTCTCCAGACGAACATCATTACGGTGCTTGGCGACATGGTGGAAAACCGTGACGAGACGACGGGTGGACATGTGCACCGTACGGCTGCATATGCCGAACTGATTGCTCGACAGTTGCAGCGCGATGGCAAGGAACCTGAAATTAATGATGCGTTTGTTTCGACGATTGCGGTGGCCGCTCCGCTCCATGACATTGGCAAGATTAGCATTTCTGACGTGATTTTGAATAAGCCTGGTAAGCTGACGGATGAAGAGTTTGCCCAGATGAAGTTGCACACGGTCTATGGTCGCGATATGCTCGTGCGTGCATCTAAGAACTTGGGTGAGACATCTTACCTTAAGATGGCAAAGGAAATTGCTTATTGCCACCACGAATGGTGGGATGGCTCGCGAGGCTATCCGGAACGCTTGAAAGGGACCGAAATTCCTCTTTCTGCGCGTATTATGGCGGTCGCGGACGTGTTTGACGCTTTGGTGTCGGAACGCCCTTACAAGAAGCCTTTCTCGGTGGATGAGGCTTTCCGCATTATCACTGAGGAAAGCGGCACGCACTTTGACCCGGAAATTGTCGATGCGTTCGTGAAAAACCGCGAAACCATCGAAAAAATCATGAAAACCAAATTTGAAGATTAA